A genomic segment from Lignipirellula cremea encodes:
- a CDS encoding D-alanyl-D-alanine carboxypeptidase family protein, producing the protein MRNQSTIANAIWMRRLLAACILSCGIGGAQGGAAELQTVRFDFGDKPTAGSWNAVDDPRGAGLRVQGAVDLAGVATSVALRQTDGWAGFNTDGARPAEDAPEEKTDRAPATATGDSFYLEAGVDALARLELEGLQPGEKYTLALFASRMAANDASQRVALFTAGEQQVRLDASNNQDRWAELKEVVADDRGVIGLQIECPAGQDYAYLNVLEIRGVFGAAADYRLPPEDLTGPPLTTARAWAIADGATGDLLWGEQESAVRQMASTTKMMTAWIVLELAGKNPQLLEEIVTISARADKTGGSTAGVRVGEKLPVADLLFGLLLPSGNDAAVALAEHVGGRLPPPSSDSEPGAKEQEPDDLARFVAEMNRRAADLGMQETHYFDPHGNSPNRSSARDLIRLAFRAMQYERFRQYVSTREYRCQLQHEDTTREAVWKNTNQLLQFGGYDGIKTGTTGGAGACLVSRGQRGDDVLLVVVLGSTSSDARYVDSRNLYRWAWRERQPLAGE; encoded by the coding sequence ATGCGAAATCAATCGACAATCGCGAACGCGATCTGGATGCGGCGCCTGCTGGCGGCCTGTATTTTGTCCTGCGGGATCGGGGGCGCGCAGGGCGGCGCTGCCGAGCTGCAGACCGTGCGATTTGACTTTGGCGACAAGCCGACCGCTGGCTCCTGGAATGCAGTCGATGATCCCCGCGGCGCGGGCCTGCGGGTGCAGGGGGCGGTCGACCTGGCAGGCGTCGCCACCAGTGTCGCACTCCGCCAGACCGATGGCTGGGCCGGGTTCAATACCGACGGAGCCCGGCCGGCGGAAGACGCGCCGGAGGAGAAGACCGACCGAGCGCCCGCGACGGCGACCGGCGATTCGTTCTATCTGGAAGCGGGCGTCGATGCTCTGGCTCGGCTGGAACTGGAAGGCCTGCAGCCGGGCGAGAAGTACACGCTGGCCCTGTTCGCTTCGCGGATGGCGGCGAACGACGCGTCCCAGCGGGTCGCGCTGTTTACCGCAGGCGAGCAGCAGGTGCGGCTGGATGCGTCCAATAACCAGGACCGCTGGGCCGAGCTGAAAGAGGTCGTCGCCGATGATCGCGGCGTGATCGGGCTGCAGATCGAATGTCCCGCCGGCCAGGACTATGCCTATCTCAACGTGCTGGAAATTCGCGGCGTCTTTGGGGCGGCGGCCGACTACCGCCTGCCGCCAGAGGACCTGACCGGTCCTCCGCTCACGACGGCCCGCGCCTGGGCGATCGCCGACGGCGCCACTGGCGATCTGCTCTGGGGCGAACAGGAATCGGCCGTGCGACAAATGGCCAGCACGACGAAAATGATGACTGCCTGGATCGTGCTGGAACTGGCCGGGAAGAACCCGCAGCTGCTGGAAGAGATCGTCACCATTTCCGCCCGGGCCGACAAGACAGGCGGTTCCACCGCCGGCGTGCGCGTCGGCGAAAAACTGCCGGTCGCCGATCTGCTGTTCGGCCTGCTCCTGCCCTCCGGGAACGACGCCGCCGTCGCCCTGGCCGAGCATGTGGGCGGACGCCTGCCGCCGCCATCGAGCGACAGCGAACCGGGCGCGAAGGAGCAAGAGCCCGACGACCTCGCTCGCTTTGTCGCGGAGATGAACCGCAGGGCGGCCGACCTGGGCATGCAGGAGACGCATTACTTTGATCCGCATGGCAACAGCCCCAACCGCTCCAGCGCCCGGGACCTGATCCGCCTGGCGTTTCGGGCGATGCAGTACGAGCGGTTCCGCCAGTACGTATCCACGCGCGAATATCGCTGCCAGCTGCAGCATGAGGACACGACCCGCGAAGCCGTCTGGAAGAACACGAACCAGTTGCTGCAGTTCGGCGGCTATGATGGGATCAAAACGGGCACCACCGGCGGCGCCGGAGCTTGCCTGGTTTCTCGCGGTCAGCGTGGGGACGATGTGTTACTGGTCGTGGTGCTGGGCAGCACCTCAAGCGACGCCCGATATGTCGACAGCCGGAATCTTTATCGCTGGGCCTGGCGGGAACGGCAACCGCTGGCCGGCGAGTAA
- a CDS encoding ABC transporter ATP-binding protein encodes MRRGFFGMQQTVVRAVDGVSFSIAPGETLGIVGESGCGKSTTARAIVHLSPPTSGEVWFDGKRIDSMSERQMHPVRRDLQMIFQDPYASLNPRMTVGSIITEPMQIFGLHRARDRQLEAMRLMELVGLNPRFLNRYPHEFSGGQRQRIGVARALAVEPKLIVCDEPVSALDVSIQAQVINLLMDLQQQFGIAYMFIAHDLAVVRHIAHRVGVMYLGRIVELADARELYENPRHPYTQALLSAAPVPDPQSERNRQRIALKGEPPSPDQEYPGCPFLERCPIGEPMCGETVPPLEGVAHKTACLKAENDTA; translated from the coding sequence ATGCGCCGCGGTTTCTTTGGCATGCAGCAAACCGTGGTCAGGGCGGTCGATGGCGTGTCGTTCTCGATCGCTCCCGGCGAAACGCTGGGCATTGTCGGCGAGTCCGGCTGCGGCAAATCCACCACGGCCAGGGCGATTGTGCATCTGTCCCCGCCGACCAGCGGCGAAGTCTGGTTCGACGGCAAGCGGATCGACAGCATGTCCGAACGGCAAATGCACCCGGTGCGTCGCGACCTGCAGATGATCTTCCAGGACCCGTACGCCTCGCTGAATCCGCGCATGACGGTCGGCAGCATCATCACCGAGCCGATGCAGATCTTCGGCCTGCATCGGGCCCGCGACCGCCAGCTGGAAGCAATGCGGCTGATGGAACTGGTCGGACTCAACCCACGGTTCCTCAACCGTTACCCGCACGAATTTTCCGGCGGCCAGCGGCAGCGCATCGGCGTCGCCAGGGCGCTGGCGGTCGAGCCAAAACTGATCGTGTGCGACGAGCCGGTCTCGGCGCTGGACGTTTCCATCCAGGCGCAGGTGATCAACCTGCTGATGGACCTGCAGCAGCAGTTTGGCATCGCCTATATGTTCATCGCCCACGATCTGGCGGTGGTGCGGCACATTGCGCATCGGGTCGGGGTCATGTACCTGGGCCGGATTGTCGAGCTGGCCGACGCCCGGGAACTGTACGAGAACCCGCGGCACCCCTACACCCAGGCGTTGCTCTCGGCGGCGCCAGTTCCCGATCCGCAGTCGGAACGGAACCGGCAACGGATCGCCCTCAAAGGAGAGCCGCCGTCCCCCGACCAGGAATACCCCGGCTGCCCCTTCCTGGAACGCTGCCCGATCGGCGAACCGATGTGCGGCGAAACGGTTCCGCCGCTGGAAGGCGTCGCCCACAAAACGGCCTGTTTGAAGGCGGAAAACGACACGGCGTAA
- a CDS encoding sugar phosphate isomerase/epimerase family protein → MNESPRRGPTSAAASSSSDTSRRSFLKLAAAAAALGPLSLASSLRSEETPSEQPQPTQFQIACMTLPYSQFPLQRALTGIKSAGYEYVAWGTSHQEGGGKDRTPVIAADAPGKTAAELGRRCRDLGLEPVLMFSGIYPEHKDAPTVLANRIRQAGAAGVPQVLTFGHTQGGNRELWIERFRKLAPIAADNNVTLVVKQHGGTTGTGEACAEITREVDHPNIMVNYDAGNVMDYLNLDPIPDIQKCAAEVRSFCIKDHRNWPKDQDCGPGLGEIDHYRLLHPVAFTGRAMPLACENIFAPLSARPTEPEGVDQLARRARLFLETVIAGLQA, encoded by the coding sequence ATGAATGAATCTCCACGCCGCGGGCCCACGTCCGCTGCAGCTTCCTCGTCGTCCGACACGTCCCGCCGGTCGTTCCTGAAACTGGCCGCCGCAGCCGCGGCGCTGGGGCCGCTGTCCCTGGCGTCCTCCCTGCGGAGCGAAGAGACGCCTTCGGAGCAGCCTCAGCCGACGCAGTTCCAGATTGCCTGCATGACGCTGCCCTATTCGCAGTTCCCCCTGCAGCGGGCGCTGACCGGCATCAAATCGGCCGGCTACGAGTACGTCGCCTGGGGCACCAGCCATCAGGAAGGCGGCGGCAAGGACCGCACGCCCGTCATCGCCGCCGACGCTCCCGGCAAAACGGCCGCCGAACTGGGCCGCCGCTGTCGCGACCTGGGCCTGGAGCCGGTGCTGATGTTCTCCGGCATCTACCCCGAACACAAAGACGCCCCCACGGTGCTGGCGAACCGCATCCGCCAGGCCGGCGCCGCCGGCGTGCCGCAAGTGCTGACCTTCGGCCATACCCAGGGCGGCAACCGGGAGCTGTGGATCGAACGCTTCCGCAAACTCGCCCCGATCGCGGCGGACAATAACGTGACGCTCGTCGTCAAACAGCACGGCGGCACGACCGGCACCGGCGAGGCCTGCGCGGAGATCACCCGTGAGGTCGACCACCCCAACATCATGGTCAATTACGACGCCGGCAATGTGATGGATTACCTCAACCTGGACCCGATCCCCGACATCCAGAAATGCGCCGCCGAGGTTCGCAGCTTCTGCATTAAAGATCATCGCAACTGGCCCAAGGACCAGGACTGCGGCCCCGGACTGGGAGAGATCGACCACTACCGACTGCTGCACCCGGTCGCTTTTACGGGACGCGCGATGCCGCTGGCCTGCGAGAATATTTTCGCCCCGTTGTCGGCCCGTCCCACGGAACCCGAAGGCGTCGATCAACTGGCCCGCCGGGCCCGACTGTTTCTGGAAACAGTGATCGCCGGCCTGCAGGCTTAG
- a CDS encoding Gfo/Idh/MocA family protein: MSTKPSQDANRRQFLQTSGALAAGAVAASAALSITQSAYAAGNDQLKVGLIGCGGRGTGAASQALRADKNVKLHAVGDAFEDRLETSLKKLGQLEDVAPKLDVPPERRFVGFDAYQQVIDSGVDVVLLATPPHFRPMHIEAAIAAGKHIFAEKPTAVDAEGVRRVLKSVQDAKAKNLSLVAGLCLRNSYGFREAIDRVHQGEAGDIHTLHANDYRGTIWLRPRQPDWTDMHWQMRNWYYFTWLSGDFNVEQHVHFLDMCAWTMGDQYPVSAIGMGGREVRKGPEFGNIFDHHSVVYEYANGAKLISNTRQMQGCKNELGASAVGSKARVDFKERKGGTTITWPDRKWVYEGEDNNIYQTEHDEMFAGIRNGTPVNNGEYLAKSTMLAIMGRMATYTGQLVTWDQAMNSQEVLAPKSYAWGEAPEVNIAVPGITKLV, encoded by the coding sequence ATGAGCACGAAGCCCAGCCAGGACGCCAACCGGCGCCAGTTTCTGCAGACCAGCGGAGCCCTCGCCGCCGGCGCGGTCGCCGCCAGCGCTGCCCTGTCCATCACCCAGTCCGCCTATGCGGCCGGAAACGATCAGCTGAAAGTCGGCCTGATCGGCTGCGGCGGTCGCGGCACGGGAGCCGCCAGCCAGGCGCTGCGGGCGGACAAGAATGTCAAACTGCACGCCGTGGGCGACGCCTTTGAGGATCGCCTGGAAACCAGCCTGAAGAAGCTGGGCCAGCTGGAAGATGTGGCTCCCAAGCTGGACGTGCCGCCGGAACGCCGGTTCGTCGGTTTTGATGCGTACCAGCAGGTGATCGACAGCGGAGTCGATGTGGTGCTGTTGGCCACGCCGCCGCACTTTCGCCCCATGCACATCGAAGCGGCCATCGCCGCGGGCAAGCATATCTTTGCCGAAAAGCCGACCGCCGTCGACGCAGAAGGCGTCCGCCGCGTGCTCAAATCGGTCCAGGACGCCAAGGCGAAGAACCTGTCGCTGGTGGCCGGCCTGTGCCTGCGAAACTCGTACGGCTTTCGCGAGGCGATCGACCGCGTGCACCAGGGCGAAGCGGGCGACATCCATACCCTGCACGCCAACGACTATCGCGGCACGATCTGGCTGCGTCCGCGGCAGCCGGACTGGACCGACATGCACTGGCAGATGCGCAACTGGTACTACTTCACCTGGCTGTCCGGCGACTTTAATGTTGAACAGCATGTGCACTTCCTGGATATGTGCGCCTGGACCATGGGCGACCAGTATCCGGTCAGCGCCATCGGCATGGGCGGCCGCGAAGTCCGCAAAGGCCCCGAGTTTGGCAACATCTTTGACCACCATAGCGTCGTCTATGAATACGCCAACGGCGCCAAGCTGATCAGCAATACCCGGCAGATGCAGGGCTGCAAGAACGAACTCGGCGCCTCGGCGGTCGGCTCCAAAGCACGCGTTGATTTCAAAGAGCGTAAAGGTGGAACGACCATCACCTGGCCCGACCGGAAATGGGTCTACGAAGGGGAAGACAACAACATCTACCAGACCGAGCACGACGAAATGTTCGCCGGCATCCGCAACGGCACGCCGGTCAACAACGGCGAATACCTGGCCAAAAGCACCATGCTGGCCATCATGGGACGCATGGCGACCTACACGGGCCAGCTGGTCACCTGGGACCAGGCGATGAACTCGCAGGAAGTGCTCGCCCCCAAATCGTACGCCTGGGGCGAAGCGCCCGAGGTCAACATCGCCGTGCCCGGCATCACCAAACTGGTATAG
- a CDS encoding pyridoxamine 5'-phosphate oxidase family protein, which translates to MTRPQPDPIDPGDVVRLAREVIAADRFPHLATIDGDQPRLRPVSPVKTDGFTIYVANLRQYHKTVEIEANPRVELCYLAPSHNQVRITGVAQTETRAELLQQIWEENPLLRQYLGEPTNPQLIVYRIEPQQVRFMQEWALDYFEVDFRS; encoded by the coding sequence ATGACCCGACCCCAACCCGACCCCATCGACCCGGGCGACGTCGTGCGTTTAGCGCGCGAAGTGATCGCGGCCGACCGCTTTCCCCACCTGGCCACGATCGATGGCGACCAGCCGCGACTGCGGCCCGTATCGCCGGTCAAGACCGACGGCTTTACCATCTATGTCGCCAACCTGCGGCAGTACCACAAAACGGTCGAGATCGAAGCCAACCCGCGGGTCGAACTCTGCTACCTGGCGCCCAGCCATAACCAGGTGCGCATCACAGGCGTCGCCCAGACGGAAACCCGCGCTGAGCTGCTGCAGCAGATCTGGGAAGAGAACCCGCTGCTACGGCAGTACCTGGGCGAGCCAACCAACCCACAGCTGATCGTCTACCGGATCGAGCCGCAACAGGTCCGCTTCATGCAAGAATGGGCGCTCGATTATTTCGAGGTCGACTTCCGCTCCTAG
- a CDS encoding 3-keto-disaccharide hydrolase translates to MKRFVRVLPVLVSICVMPGAGAYAGEPAAISPAEVIRPFNGKDLSGFDLFLKETGSEDPTGIFRVTDGVIHISGEGAGYLATRQAYRDYHLSVEYKWGKHHTGKYVRNSGVLLHKNNVDHVWPTSIEVQLAQGCEGDFIVIGGKTASGEPSGATLTSDTRIAEDKKTRYQPGGTPTQYKGRQFWWSQHQPGFKELLDTRGADDVASPLGEWTRVECICSGDRITIKINGHVVNECYQVHPSSGRILLQNEGSEVYFRNLEIRPLKEKTE, encoded by the coding sequence ATGAAACGATTTGTGCGGGTGCTGCCCGTTCTGGTGTCAATCTGTGTCATGCCGGGGGCGGGAGCGTACGCCGGAGAGCCTGCGGCGATCTCGCCGGCGGAAGTCATCCGGCCGTTCAACGGGAAAGACCTGTCGGGGTTCGATCTCTTTCTGAAAGAAACCGGCAGCGAGGATCCGACCGGGATCTTCCGCGTGACCGACGGGGTGATTCATATCTCGGGCGAAGGCGCCGGCTACCTGGCGACCCGCCAGGCTTACCGCGACTATCACCTTTCCGTCGAGTATAAATGGGGAAAGCACCACACCGGCAAGTATGTGCGGAACTCGGGCGTGCTGCTGCACAAGAATAACGTCGACCATGTCTGGCCGACTTCGATCGAAGTGCAGCTGGCCCAGGGCTGCGAAGGCGACTTCATTGTGATCGGCGGAAAAACGGCCAGCGGCGAGCCTTCCGGCGCCACGCTGACCAGCGACACCCGCATTGCCGAAGACAAGAAAACGCGTTACCAGCCGGGAGGAACGCCCACGCAGTACAAGGGCCGCCAGTTCTGGTGGTCGCAACATCAGCCGGGTTTCAAGGAACTGCTAGACACCCGCGGCGCCGACGATGTGGCCAGTCCCCTGGGCGAATGGACCCGGGTGGAGTGCATCTGCAGCGGCGACCGGATCACGATCAAAATCAACGGCCACGTTGTGAACGAATGTTACCAGGTGCATCCTTCGTCTGGGCGAATTCTGCTGCAGAACGAGGGGAGCGAAGTTTATTTTCGCAATCTCGAAATCCGTCCTTTGAAGGAGAAGACCGAATGA
- a CDS encoding VanZ family protein, protein MIKFISRRGPIAAVVLLLYWFALFVATHLPNVSSPLRVQHSDKLLHFTAYLILAFLAVVVLNTPDWSRWKRYALIFGLLAAYGAIDELFQLMVPGRTADVWDWLADMAGAGCGLALFIAVRALFLCCCSRELPWKKSSHVEKTAATPAPWQ, encoded by the coding sequence ATGATCAAATTCATTTCCCGTCGCGGGCCGATCGCCGCCGTCGTCTTGTTGCTGTACTGGTTCGCCCTGTTTGTGGCCACCCACCTCCCCAATGTATCCAGTCCGCTGCGCGTGCAGCATTCCGACAAGCTCCTCCACTTTACCGCTTACCTGATCCTGGCGTTTCTGGCGGTTGTCGTGCTGAATACGCCGGACTGGTCCCGCTGGAAACGGTACGCCCTGATCTTTGGTCTGCTGGCCGCTTATGGGGCGATTGATGAGTTGTTCCAGCTGATGGTGCCGGGACGAACGGCCGACGTGTGGGACTGGCTGGCCGACATGGCCGGCGCCGGTTGCGGACTGGCCCTGTTTATCGCCGTCCGCGCGCTGTTCCTGTGCTGCTGTTCCCGCGAATTGCCCTGGAAGAAATCGTCGCACGTGGAGAAGACCGCAGCTACCCCGGCGCCCTGGCAATGA
- the fbp gene encoding class 1 fructose-bisphosphatase, producing the protein MALHKPVMTVQQHILLEQKRFPGASGEFSFLLSGITLATKMIQAQVRRAGLTDLLGSYGETNVQGEVQQKLDVYANEALLDNLRVRESVGVLASEENERPLMVHGSSPNAKYAVIFDPLDGSSNIDVNVSVGTTFSILKRAEGSSLDDSSSWLLQPGSQQVAAGYVVYGSSTMMVYTVGNGVHGFTLDPAVGAYVLSHENIRMPAQGPYYSTNEAYRDTFPRADQEYIERLRTGKLGRNYSSRYIGSMIADFHRTLLKGGVFLYPPTSTSPDGKLRLLYEANPVAMIAEEAGGAAWSGSQRILDIVPKTIHQRTALAVGGQVEMDEYKRCLAEFGEA; encoded by the coding sequence GTGGCTCTTCATAAACCGGTCATGACGGTACAGCAGCATATTTTGCTGGAGCAGAAACGCTTCCCCGGCGCCTCGGGCGAGTTCTCGTTTTTGCTGTCGGGCATTACCCTGGCCACCAAAATGATCCAGGCCCAGGTGCGTCGGGCCGGGCTAACCGATCTGCTGGGTTCGTATGGCGAAACGAACGTGCAAGGCGAAGTACAGCAGAAGCTGGATGTGTACGCCAATGAAGCGCTGCTGGATAATTTACGCGTGCGTGAGAGCGTCGGCGTCCTGGCGTCGGAAGAGAACGAACGTCCTTTGATGGTGCATGGTTCTTCGCCCAACGCCAAGTACGCGGTCATTTTCGATCCGCTCGACGGCTCTTCCAATATCGATGTCAACGTGAGCGTCGGCACGACCTTCTCCATTTTGAAACGGGCCGAAGGCAGTTCGCTCGACGACTCCAGCAGTTGGTTGCTGCAGCCGGGCAGCCAGCAGGTGGCGGCCGGATACGTGGTGTACGGCTCATCAACCATGATGGTGTATACGGTCGGCAACGGCGTGCACGGCTTTACGCTGGACCCGGCGGTGGGAGCGTACGTGCTCAGCCATGAGAACATCCGCATGCCGGCCCAGGGACCGTACTACTCGACCAACGAAGCGTACCGCGATACGTTCCCGCGAGCCGACCAGGAGTACATCGAGCGGTTGCGCACCGGCAAGCTGGGCCGCAACTACAGCTCCCGTTATATCGGCTCCATGATCGCCGACTTTCACCGCACGCTGCTCAAAGGGGGCGTCTTTCTGTATCCGCCGACCTCGACTTCGCCTGATGGCAAACTGCGGCTGTTGTACGAAGCGAACCCGGTCGCCATGATCGCCGAAGAAGCCGGCGGAGCCGCCTGGTCAGGCAGCCAGCGGATCCTCGACATCGTACCCAAAACGATCCATCAGCGGACCGCGCTGGCAGTCGGCGGCCAGGTGGAAATGGACGAATACAAGCGTTGCCTGGCCGAATTCGGCGAAGCCTGA
- a CDS encoding 3-keto-disaccharide hydrolase, which translates to MRIPSCYLRLAVIGFTVLSSVLFTTMNGAAEEKAENGWRPLFDGKSLTGWKSANFGGEGEVRAADGQIELDAGNTLTGVTWQKEFPKTNYEIRLEAMQVDGNDFFCGLTFPVADSHCSFIVAGWGGSVVGLSNIDGMDASDNQTTRYQSFKQKQWYKIRVRVAPTLIEAWIDDKQVVKQDITGRKITIRPEVELSRPLGISAWQTKAFLRKIEYRELPAKKP; encoded by the coding sequence ATGCGAATCCCCTCTTGTTACTTGCGTTTGGCGGTTATCGGTTTTACGGTTTTATCGTCGGTTTTGTTTACGACAATGAACGGCGCCGCCGAAGAAAAAGCAGAAAACGGCTGGCGTCCCCTGTTTGACGGAAAGTCACTCACCGGCTGGAAATCGGCCAATTTTGGCGGCGAGGGCGAAGTCCGCGCGGCCGACGGCCAGATCGAACTCGATGCCGGCAACACGCTCACCGGCGTCACCTGGCAAAAGGAATTCCCCAAAACTAACTACGAGATTCGCCTGGAAGCGATGCAGGTCGACGGCAACGACTTTTTCTGCGGCCTGACCTTTCCCGTCGCGGATTCCCACTGCTCTTTCATTGTCGCCGGCTGGGGCGGCAGCGTGGTCGGCCTGTCCAATATCGATGGCATGGACGCCTCCGACAACCAGACGACCCGTTACCAGTCGTTCAAGCAGAAGCAGTGGTACAAGATCCGGGTGCGGGTCGCCCCCACGCTGATCGAAGCCTGGATCGACGACAAGCAGGTCGTCAAGCAGGATATCACCGGCCGCAAAATCACCATCCGGCCTGAGGTCGAACTCTCCCGTCCGTTAGGTATCTCCGCCTGGCAAACCAAGGCGTTCCTGCGGAAGATCGAATACCGCGAGTTGCCTGCCAAGAAGCCGTAA
- a CDS encoding tetratricopeptide repeat protein: MLVRNAACLFALTFVLSCQPAAEPAAQEPSSANRDLQSGVAEAREGNSKAAVEKLTAALKKDPQLSLAWYYRGRENFRLGQMDASVADFDKYVALEPEVESRQWERGISMYYAGQFDRGAKQFELYQTYHANDVENSVWRYLCMARAKDPKKAQESVLPIRNDPRPAMMEVWSLYAGKGTPEQVLKAAAAVEDEGGRYAAEFYAHLYLGLYHEANGRLDLARRHIQIAADHNDPAAAVNRYMWDVARIHQEQLTADQKQEKKDAAP; this comes from the coding sequence ATGCTGGTTCGAAACGCGGCCTGCCTGTTTGCGTTGACGTTCGTCTTGTCCTGCCAGCCGGCGGCGGAGCCTGCGGCGCAAGAGCCGTCTTCCGCCAATCGGGACCTGCAGTCCGGCGTGGCGGAAGCTCGCGAGGGGAACAGCAAAGCGGCCGTCGAAAAACTGACCGCCGCCCTTAAAAAGGATCCGCAGTTGTCGCTCGCCTGGTATTACCGCGGGCGAGAGAATTTCCGGCTGGGTCAAATGGACGCCTCCGTCGCCGACTTTGACAAGTATGTCGCCCTGGAGCCCGAGGTCGAATCGCGGCAATGGGAGCGGGGCATCTCCATGTATTACGCTGGCCAGTTCGACCGCGGTGCGAAGCAGTTTGAGCTTTACCAAACGTACCATGCGAACGATGTGGAAAACTCCGTGTGGCGATACCTGTGTATGGCCCGGGCGAAAGACCCGAAAAAAGCCCAGGAGTCGGTCCTGCCGATCCGGAACGACCCTCGCCCCGCCATGATGGAAGTCTGGTCCCTGTACGCCGGCAAAGGCACGCCGGAACAGGTGCTCAAAGCGGCCGCCGCCGTGGAAGACGAAGGCGGTCGATACGCGGCCGAGTTCTATGCGCACCTGTACCTGGGCCTGTACCACGAAGCCAACGGCCGGCTGGACCTGGCCCGACGGCATATCCAAATCGCGGCCGATCACAACGATCCGGCCGCCGCCGTGAATCGCTACATGTGGGATGTGGCCCGCATCCACCAGGAACAGCTCACAGCCGATCAGAAGCAGGAAAAGAAGGACGCAGCGCCATGA
- a CDS encoding sulfatase-like hydrolase/transferase, whose product MQLPARSFFLLAALALAAGFGNGLAHAAERPNFLVILCDDLGYGDLACYGNPTIKTPHLDKLASQGFRFTDCYSTAPVCSSSRAGLLSGRTPSRVGVYDWIPEGHPMHLADSEITIAELLRDAGYATCQVGKWHCNGKFNSPDQPQPGDQGFEYWFATQNNASPSHHNPSNFVRNGEGVGAIEGYSCQIVADEAIRWLKSGRNPKKPFFQFVCFHEPHEPIASPPDLVEQYPQATKFGEAQYYANVANMDKAVGRLMAALDEQHLAENTLVFFTSDNGPETLNRYRGAARSHGSPGPLRGMKLHLYEAGMRVCGIMRFPGHTTPGKVVAEPVCALDLLPTFCALAGVKPPTDRALDGADLSAVFQDEAVKRATPLYWHYFKSIGPPKAAMRIGDYMVLGHWDAQELQAGSSVRLGDMEIIKRAKLVKFELYNLRDDLAEKRDLAEVEPERLQKMAAQLQAKYAEVQAEGPVWTIEKKAAPQGKKPAGK is encoded by the coding sequence ATGCAGTTGCCTGCCCGATCATTCTTCTTGCTGGCTGCTTTGGCGCTGGCGGCCGGTTTCGGCAACGGTCTTGCGCACGCCGCTGAGCGGCCCAATTTCCTGGTGATCCTGTGCGATGATCTGGGCTACGGCGATCTGGCCTGTTATGGCAACCCCACGATCAAAACGCCTCACCTGGACAAGCTGGCCTCGCAGGGCTTCCGGTTCACCGATTGTTATTCGACGGCGCCCGTTTGCTCTTCGTCCCGCGCCGGTCTGTTAAGCGGCCGCACTCCCAGCCGGGTCGGCGTCTATGACTGGATCCCGGAAGGCCATCCGATGCACCTGGCCGACAGCGAGATCACCATCGCCGAGTTGCTCCGCGATGCGGGCTACGCTACTTGCCAGGTCGGCAAATGGCACTGCAACGGCAAGTTCAATTCGCCCGACCAGCCGCAACCGGGCGACCAGGGGTTTGAGTACTGGTTCGCCACGCAAAACAATGCGTCCCCGTCGCACCATAACCCCAGCAACTTTGTCCGCAATGGCGAAGGCGTCGGCGCCATCGAAGGCTACTCCTGCCAGATCGTTGCCGACGAAGCGATCCGCTGGCTGAAGTCGGGCCGCAATCCGAAAAAGCCGTTCTTTCAGTTCGTCTGTTTCCACGAACCACACGAGCCGATCGCCTCGCCGCCCGATCTGGTCGAGCAGTACCCGCAAGCGACAAAGTTCGGCGAAGCCCAGTATTACGCCAATGTCGCCAACATGGACAAGGCGGTCGGTCGACTGATGGCGGCCCTGGACGAACAGCACCTGGCCGAGAACACGCTCGTCTTCTTCACTTCCGACAACGGGCCCGAAACGCTCAATCGTTACCGTGGGGCCGCCCGCTCGCACGGCTCGCCCGGTCCGCTGCGCGGGATGAAGCTGCACCTGTACGAAGCCGGCATGCGGGTCTGCGGGATCATGCGGTTCCCGGGCCATACCACGCCAGGGAAGGTCGTCGCCGAGCCCGTCTGTGCGCTCGATCTGCTGCCGACCTTCTGCGCCCTGGCCGGGGTCAAACCGCCGACCGACCGGGCTCTGGATGGAGCGGATCTGTCCGCCGTGTTCCAGGACGAAGCGGTCAAGCGGGCGACGCCGCTTTACTGGCATTATTTCAAGTCGATCGGCCCGCCCAAGGCCGCCATGCGGATCGGCGACTACATGGTGCTGGGCCACTGGGACGCCCAGGAACTGCAGGCCGGCAGCAGCGTGCGGCTGGGCGATATGGAGATTATCAAACGGGCGAAGCTCGTCAAGTTTGAGCTGTACAACCTGCGCGACGACCTGGCCGAAAAGCGGGACCTGGCCGAAGTCGAACCGGAACGCCTGCAGAAAATGGCGGCCCAGCTCCAGGCCAAATACGCCGAAGTCCAGGCGGAAGGCCCCGTCTGGACGATCGAGAAAAAAGCCGCCCCCCAGGGGAAAAAGCCGGCCGGCAAATAG